The Parcubacteria group bacterium genome has a window encoding:
- a CDS encoding L,D-transpeptidase family protein, with translation MYVTKEGDTLSKIAPKGSWPIIMKLNGIDPTNIQIGHEILIPADHNNIPNYCPVPQNMPHAQHEARKAFVFLNTQYFGAYEYGKLIHWGPISSGGKHPTKTGNFHIMAKHKNYFSHDPESYGAPMLYAQRLTERGIFFHHQNMPGKPASHGCIRLLMSDAAWLFTWTHEGDPVTISS, from the coding sequence GTGTACGTCACAAAAGAAGGCGACACCCTGAGCAAGATCGCGCCAAAAGGCTCTTGGCCGATCATCATGAAACTCAACGGGATCGATCCGACCAATATCCAAATTGGTCATGAAATTTTGATCCCGGCAGACCACAATAACATTCCAAATTATTGTCCCGTCCCACAAAATATGCCACATGCACAGCATGAGGCGCGAAAAGCATTTGTATTTCTCAATACACAATATTTTGGTGCATATGAATATGGCAAGCTGATCCATTGGGGACCCATTTCATCTGGCGGAAAGCATCCCACAAAAACCGGCAACTTTCACATCATGGCGAAACACAAAAATTATTTTTCCCATGATCCGGAATCATATGGCGCACCAATGCTCTATGCACAGCGTCTCACTGAAAGAGGAATATTTTTTCATCACCAGAATATGCCAGGAAAACCTGCATCACACGGATGCATTCGTCTCCTAATGTCTGATGCTGCATGGCTATTCACATGGACGCATGAGGGTGAC